The Gammaproteobacteria bacterium genome contains a region encoding:
- a CDS encoding amidase family protein — MRPIRLLLAAGLLLAAPGVTFAQDFEIEEATIAEVHAAFLSGDLTCVQLVQGYLDRIEAYDQRGRRLNTIANLNPAALDEAARLDQALAGGGLSGPLHCIPVLLKDQVETRDMPTTYGSALFADFVSSRDATIVTRMKDAGALIIAKTNMGEFASRYVGSGFGFIRNPYDPRRNPSGSSGGTGAGVAANLGMIGIGEDTGGSIRGPSAVHALVGLRPTLQLVSRYGMMPANPTTDTMGPMTRTVMDAAILLDAIAGYDPNDPVTAMSAGQVPDSYSDGLSGDGLDGARIGIIRDPMDQALDTDSEGYRQARAIVDAAVEQLRALGAEVVDGVALPGVDGVNAIYSMNSHETETATDAYLAELDDPPHTTLRSILLSGRVTPWRATGLANSLGKTTRDPGYLAYLLARGQLRQDIYQVMADHDLDALVHTTFDHPPSLIAPDVETNPSPADDYGLGDNRLLSPLTGWPALTVPAGFTPDGLPIGIEFLGRPFAEGMLIRFGYAFEQATGHRRPPESAPPLG; from the coding sequence TTGCGCCCGATCAGGCTCCTGCTGGCCGCAGGCCTGCTCCTGGCCGCGCCGGGCGTGACGTTCGCCCAGGACTTCGAAATCGAGGAGGCGACCATCGCCGAGGTGCACGCCGCCTTCCTCTCCGGTGACTTGACCTGCGTGCAACTGGTGCAGGGCTACCTGGACCGCATCGAGGCCTACGACCAGCGGGGACGGCGGCTCAACACGATCGCCAACCTGAACCCCGCCGCCCTCGACGAAGCAGCTCGCCTCGATCAGGCCCTCGCCGGCGGCGGACTCAGCGGGCCGCTGCACTGCATCCCCGTCCTCCTCAAGGACCAGGTCGAGACCCGCGACATGCCCACCACATACGGATCGGCGCTCTTCGCGGACTTCGTGTCCTCCCGGGACGCCACCATCGTCACCCGGATGAAGGATGCGGGCGCGCTCATCATCGCCAAGACCAACATGGGCGAGTTCGCATCGCGCTACGTGGGCTCGGGCTTCGGCTTCATCCGCAACCCGTACGACCCGCGGCGCAACCCGAGCGGCTCGTCCGGGGGGACGGGCGCGGGCGTGGCCGCGAACCTGGGCATGATCGGTATCGGTGAGGACACCGGCGGCTCCATCCGCGGCCCGTCGGCGGTGCATGCGCTGGTCGGGCTCAGGCCCACCCTCCAGCTGGTCAGCCGCTACGGGATGATGCCCGCCAACCCCACCACCGACACCATGGGGCCGATGACCCGCACGGTGATGGACGCGGCCATCCTGCTGGACGCCATCGCCGGGTACGACCCCAACGATCCGGTGACCGCGATGTCGGCGGGCCAGGTTCCCGATTCCTACAGCGACGGGCTCTCCGGGGATGGGCTCGACGGGGCCCGCATCGGCATCATCCGCGACCCCATGGACCAGGCGCTGGACACGGATTCGGAGGGATACCGGCAGGCTCGCGCGATCGTCGATGCGGCCGTCGAACAGCTGCGCGCGCTCGGCGCCGAGGTGGTGGACGGCGTGGCCCTCCCCGGAGTCGACGGGGTCAACGCCATCTACTCCATGAACTCCCACGAGACCGAGACCGCCACCGACGCCTACCTGGCGGAGCTCGACGACCCGCCCCACACCACCCTGCGCTCCATCCTGCTCAGCGGTCGCGTGACGCCCTGGCGGGCGACCGGGCTGGCGAACTCACTCGGAAAGACCACCCGCGACCCCGGCTATCTGGCCTACCTGCTGGCCCGCGGCCAGCTCCGCCAGGATATCTACCAGGTGATGGCCGACCACGACCTCGACGCGCTGGTGCACACCACCTTTGACCACCCGCCGTCCCTCATCGCCCCGGACGTCGAGACCAATCCCTCCCCGGCCGACGACTACGGCCTTGGCGACAACCGCCTGCTCAGCCCGCTGACCGGCTGGCCCGCGCTCACCGTTCCCGCCGGCTTCACCCCGGACGGCCTGCCTATCGGCATCGAGTTCCTGGGCCGCCCCTTTGCTGAAGGGATGCTGATTCGCTTCGGCTATGCTTTCGAGCAGGCCACGGGGCACCGGCGCCCGCCAGAAAGCGCCCCACCGCTGGGCTAG
- a CDS encoding DNA-processing protein DprA, with product MNADLSPNAQAILLLTAPLLAGRRRRPPRPRTQRGSVGAAKLRPLSTAEYRDFAKRLRAIRREPADLLGSDARETVRESLASLDAERIHRLLGRGFLLAQAVERWRTRALWVVTRADPDYPRKLKTRMRGNAPPVLYGCGDRTILDGGGLAVVGSRKVKEDLIEYTEDVGKLSAEANTTIISGCARGVDQAAMRGALEAGGRSVGVLANGLERAALNRGNRSALMEGQLVLVCPYDPAARFVVGHAMQRNKLIYALSDAALVVNSDHGHGGTWAGATDQLDKLRFVSVYVRASGRRSKGLEGLLDRGATSWPNPRTPDELERVLRGEPLEDQSPASAPTKSGQYDLSLAESSEVREDRPDQSTKAQGEDATSDGPEDGTLTAAVEHRPELAETASLATPREKLLLSISGDMSRQDILTALGLRNLGNLRKRYLKPCLEQGWIEMTIPEKPSSVNQRFRLTQVGRDHLKELGLTPTGN from the coding sequence ATGAACGCCGATCTCAGCCCGAACGCGCAGGCGATTCTGCTGTTGACCGCGCCGTTGCTCGCGGGCCGGCGGAGACGCCCTCCGAGGCCGCGGACCCAGCGAGGGAGCGTGGGTGCGGCCAAGCTGCGTCCACTGAGCACCGCTGAGTATCGCGATTTCGCCAAGCGGCTTCGGGCCATCCGCCGCGAGCCAGCCGATTTGCTCGGTAGTGACGCTCGGGAAACGGTGCGGGAATCCCTCGCCAGCCTGGACGCCGAGCGAATTCACCGGCTTCTTGGCCGCGGATTCCTCCTGGCGCAGGCGGTCGAACGATGGCGTACCCGCGCCCTGTGGGTGGTTACCCGGGCTGATCCGGACTATCCGCGAAAGCTGAAGACCCGGATGCGAGGAAACGCCCCGCCGGTCCTCTACGGGTGCGGGGATCGCACGATTCTGGACGGTGGCGGGCTGGCGGTTGTGGGTTCCAGGAAGGTCAAGGAAGACCTCATCGAGTACACGGAAGACGTTGGCAAGCTCAGCGCTGAAGCCAACACGACGATCATCTCCGGCTGCGCGCGCGGAGTCGACCAGGCCGCGATGAGGGGTGCGTTGGAGGCAGGAGGTCGGTCGGTCGGCGTCCTGGCCAACGGGCTCGAACGGGCGGCCCTGAACCGAGGAAACCGCAGTGCCCTGATGGAGGGACAACTGGTGCTTGTTTGTCCCTACGATCCCGCAGCCCGCTTCGTGGTGGGCCATGCCATGCAGCGCAACAAGCTCATCTACGCGCTGTCGGACGCCGCCCTTGTGGTAAACTCGGACCATGGGCATGGGGGTACCTGGGCAGGGGCAACCGACCAACTGGACAAGCTGAGGTTCGTGTCGGTTTACGTGCGCGCCAGCGGCAGGCGCTCCAAAGGCCTCGAAGGCCTGCTTGACCGTGGTGCCACGTCATGGCCGAATCCCCGGACACCAGACGAATTGGAACGAGTTCTCCGAGGTGAACCCCTCGAAGATCAGTCCCCCGCATCTGCTCCAACCAAATCCGGGCAGTACGATCTTTCCCTTGCCGAGTCCTCGGAAGTACGGGAGGATCGGCCGGACCAGTCGACCAAGGCACAAGGCGAGGACGCGACCAGCGATGGACCGGAGGACGGTACGTTAACCGCTGCCGTCGAGCACCGACCCGAGTTGGCTGAGACTGCTTCCCTCGCCACACCTCGAGAGAAACTGCTGCTGTCCATCTCGGGCGACATGAGCCGCCAAGACATCTTGACCGCGTTGGGGCTCCGGAACCTCGGAAACCTGCGTAAGCGGTATCTCAAGCCCTGCCTTGAGCAGGGCTGGATCGAGATGACGATTCCCGAGAAGCCAAGCAGCGTCAACCAGCGGTTTCGGCTAACCCAAGTGGGCCGTGATCACCTCAAGGAACTCGGCCTGACGCCAACCGGCAACTAA
- a CDS encoding DUF481 domain-containing protein, with product MPFSLVLALLLGTAAASAQIPQIPLPPEWSNSSEFSFIQTRGNTESTTFGLANELITEWERTETRLEFGALRTNTSRFKRSAIGTADDYRVEEESETRVSAENYHIRFRGDREFSERSSVFGQLGWTRNTFTGIDGRYVLVAGMSTRWLEDEVHQLRSSYGLTVTRQDDVVPDPDAANTFIGLQVSGEYEIQLTDNTELKSTLVVDENGFNPADLRADWVTSLGVSMSEHFGLQAKFQYQFDNRPSLVDVPLTSMQGESAGKVPIPLDKSDRVLTMALVVNF from the coding sequence ATGCCTTTCTCCCTGGTGCTCGCGCTTCTGCTTGGCACCGCCGCCGCCAGCGCTCAGATCCCTCAGATTCCTCTCCCCCCGGAGTGGTCCAACTCCAGCGAGTTCAGCTTCATCCAGACCCGGGGCAACACCGAGTCGACCACGTTCGGGCTCGCCAACGAACTGATTACGGAGTGGGAGCGGACCGAGACCAGGCTGGAGTTCGGAGCTCTGCGCACCAACACCAGCCGCTTCAAGCGCTCCGCCATCGGCACCGCCGACGATTACAGGGTCGAAGAGGAAAGCGAGACCCGGGTTTCCGCAGAGAACTACCACATCCGCTTCCGCGGCGACCGCGAGTTCTCGGAGCGGTCGTCGGTGTTCGGCCAGCTTGGATGGACCCGCAACACCTTCACCGGCATCGATGGCCGCTACGTGCTGGTCGCCGGCATGTCGACGCGCTGGCTGGAGGATGAAGTGCACCAGCTGCGCAGCTCCTACGGGCTCACCGTGACCAGGCAGGACGACGTGGTGCCCGATCCCGACGCAGCCAACACCTTCATCGGACTCCAGGTCTCCGGCGAATACGAGATCCAGCTGACCGACAACACGGAGTTGAAGAGCACCCTGGTGGTGGACGAGAACGGCTTCAATCCGGCGGACCTGCGCGCGGACTGGGTGACCTCGCTGGGCGTTTCGATGAGCGAGCACTTCGGGCTGCAGGCCAAGTTCCAGTACCAGTTCGACAACCGGCCGTCGCTGGTCGACGTCCCGCTCACCAGCATGCAGGGGGAGTCTGCGGGCAAGGTGCCCATCCCGCTGGACAAGTCGGACCGGGTGCTCACCATGGCTCTGGTGGTGAATTTCTAG
- a CDS encoding NAD(P)-dependent oxidoreductase: protein MADLDIQPGRTRIGWIGLGVMGRSMCAHVMDHGFDATVFTRTRATAASVLEKGASWADSPRAVAERSDVIFSIVGFPRDVREVILGEDGALAGCEPGNVLVDMTTSEPSLAVEIYEAARAKGVASVDAPVSGGDIGAREGRLSIMIGGDEDVVEALDPCWRAMGKAIVRQGGPGAGQHAKMVNQVLIGPLMIGMCEGLLYAYRSGLDLETVMQSVAPGAAGSWSLSNYGPRVIANDFDPGFFVEHFVKDMEIALAEAGRMKLALPGLALAHQLYNALRAQGKGHRGTHALQLALAHLSDIDWMGRD, encoded by the coding sequence ATGGCTGATCTCGACATTCAACCAGGCAGGACCCGCATCGGCTGGATCGGGCTGGGCGTCATGGGCCGCAGCATGTGCGCGCACGTCATGGACCACGGGTTCGACGCGACCGTCTTCACCAGGACTCGGGCGACGGCCGCTTCGGTGCTTGAGAAGGGCGCGTCATGGGCCGACAGCCCGCGCGCGGTAGCCGAGCGGAGCGACGTGATCTTCAGCATCGTCGGCTTCCCGCGCGACGTGCGCGAGGTGATCCTGGGCGAGGACGGCGCCCTCGCGGGGTGCGAGCCCGGAAACGTGCTCGTGGACATGACCACCAGCGAGCCCTCGCTCGCGGTCGAGATCTACGAGGCCGCGCGCGCGAAGGGGGTGGCCAGCGTGGACGCCCCCGTGTCGGGAGGCGACATCGGGGCCCGCGAGGGCCGCCTGTCGATCATGATCGGCGGCGACGAGGACGTGGTGGAGGCGCTGGATCCGTGCTGGCGGGCGATGGGGAAGGCCATCGTGCGCCAGGGAGGACCGGGGGCGGGCCAGCACGCCAAGATGGTGAACCAGGTGCTGATCGGCCCGCTGATGATCGGGATGTGCGAGGGGCTGCTCTACGCCTACCGGTCAGGGCTGGATCTTGAGACGGTGATGCAGTCGGTGGCTCCCGGGGCCGCCGGAAGCTGGTCGCTCTCCAACTACGGCCCGCGCGTGATCGCCAACGATTTCGACCCCGGATTCTTCGTCGAGCACTTCGTCAAGGACATGGAGATCGCGCTCGCCGAGGCAGGCCGCATGAAGCTGGCGCTTCCGGGACTGGCGCTGGCGCACCAGCTGTATAACGCCCTTCGCGCGCAGGGGAAGGGACACAGGGGAACCCACGCGCTCCAGCTCGCGCTGGCCCATCTGTCCGACATCGACTGGATGGGACGGGACTGA
- a CDS encoding S9 family peptidase, with protein MKALATAALVFALFASALAPPAALAQERRNITVDDLFELENVGSPVVSPEGDWVAYTVSRTSLEDERSYTRVYMAPVAGGDPVPLTRDKQSAGSPAWSPDGRYLTFTAARDGDPTQVWALDRRGGEAFPLTDVEQGVGGYRWSPDGTRLLLTIRDAEEENEDAKPNAPQDPWVIDRIQFKRDGAGYLTGSRMTHLYVYKIDAKELRQLTTGRWNESLGVWSPDGTQIAFVSNRTEDPDLNANNDIWVVSADLEEPTDAPRQITTNPGSDGSPQWSPDGRWIAYSTGIRPDLIWYATTHLAVVSADGGEPRLLTTELDRNVRSPRFSPDGEWIWFGLEDSSENHIARIRPDGSDLERPVSGGLSASGFDGRGGTFAALVNHLDRPGEIYAVEDFDDGQASLRRITGHNDDFLETVNIAETRNIQFPSEGGIEVEGFVTFPPDYEEGRAYPTILRIHGGPVSQYSHSFQFESQLFAAHGYVVVRTNPRGSSGYGQDFSAALWADWGNPDFKDVMAGIDYAIQQGWTDPDRLGVGGWSYGGILTNYVITQTDRFEGAITGASEVLYIANYGHDHYQRQWEAELGLPWEGDNRDNWERISPFNKVHEVTTPTLIMGGEVDWNVPILNSEQLYQALRRRGVPTQLVVYPGQSHGIRVPSYQKDRYERYLAWYDRWVMNANRPVS; from the coding sequence ATGAAGGCTCTCGCAACGGCAGCCCTCGTCTTCGCGTTGTTCGCGTCGGCGCTCGCGCCCCCGGCCGCGCTCGCGCAGGAGCGGCGCAACATCACGGTCGACGATCTGTTCGAGCTGGAGAACGTCGGCTCGCCGGTGGTCAGTCCCGAGGGCGACTGGGTCGCGTACACGGTCTCTCGCACCTCCCTGGAGGATGAACGCTCCTATACCCGCGTCTACATGGCGCCGGTCGCGGGCGGCGACCCCGTCCCGCTCACGCGCGACAAGCAGTCTGCCGGCTCCCCCGCCTGGAGCCCGGACGGCCGATACCTCACCTTCACGGCGGCGCGCGACGGCGACCCGACCCAGGTGTGGGCGCTCGACCGGCGCGGCGGCGAAGCCTTCCCCCTGACCGACGTCGAGCAGGGCGTCGGCGGATACCGCTGGTCGCCCGACGGCACGCGCCTCCTCCTCACCATCCGCGATGCCGAGGAAGAGAATGAGGATGCGAAGCCCAACGCTCCCCAGGATCCGTGGGTCATCGACCGCATCCAGTTCAAGCGGGACGGAGCCGGATACCTGACCGGCTCACGCATGACGCACCTGTATGTCTACAAGATCGATGCCAAGGAGTTGCGGCAGCTCACCACCGGGCGCTGGAATGAGTCCCTGGGCGTCTGGAGCCCGGACGGCACGCAGATCGCGTTCGTCTCCAACCGGACGGAAGATCCCGACCTGAACGCCAACAACGACATCTGGGTGGTCTCGGCGGACCTGGAGGAGCCCACCGACGCTCCCCGGCAAATCACAACCAACCCCGGTTCCGACGGCTCACCGCAGTGGAGCCCGGACGGACGCTGGATCGCCTATTCCACCGGTATCCGCCCCGACCTGATCTGGTACGCCACCACGCACCTCGCCGTGGTCTCGGCGGACGGGGGCGAGCCCCGCCTGCTCACCACGGAGCTGGACCGCAACGTGCGTTCCCCGCGCTTCTCGCCGGACGGCGAATGGATCTGGTTCGGGCTCGAGGACTCCTCCGAAAACCACATCGCCCGCATTCGTCCCGACGGCTCGGATCTGGAGCGGCCGGTTTCCGGAGGACTGTCGGCTTCGGGTTTCGACGGGCGCGGCGGCACCTTCGCGGCCCTGGTCAACCACCTGGACCGCCCCGGCGAGATCTACGCCGTCGAGGACTTCGATGACGGACAAGCCTCGCTCCGCCGCATCACGGGCCACAACGACGACTTCCTCGAGACGGTCAACATCGCCGAGACCCGCAACATCCAGTTCCCCTCCGAGGGCGGGATCGAAGTCGAGGGGTTCGTCACCTTCCCGCCTGACTACGAGGAAGGACGGGCCTATCCCACCATCCTGCGCATCCACGGGGGCCCGGTCTCCCAGTACAGCCACTCCTTCCAGTTCGAGTCGCAGCTCTTCGCGGCCCACGGCTACGTGGTCGTGCGCACCAACCCGCGCGGCTCGTCCGGCTACGGACAGGACTTCTCGGCGGCACTGTGGGCGGACTGGGGCAACCCCGACTTCAAGGACGTGATGGCGGGCATCGACTACGCCATCCAGCAGGGCTGGACCGACCCCGACCGGCTCGGCGTGGGCGGCTGGTCGTACGGCGGTATCCTCACCAACTACGTCATCACCCAGACCGACCGCTTCGAGGGCGCCATCACCGGGGCCAGCGAAGTGCTCTACATCGCCAACTACGGGCACGACCACTACCAGCGGCAGTGGGAGGCCGAGCTCGGGCTCCCCTGGGAGGGCGACAACCGCGACAACTGGGAGCGCATCAGCCCCTTCAACAAGGTGCACGAGGTCACCACCCCGACCCTCATCATGGGCGGAGAGGTCGACTGGAACGTGCCCATCCTCAACTCCGAGCAGCTCTACCAGGCGCTGCGCCGGCGGGGCGTGCCCACCCAGCTCGTGGTCTATCCGGGCCAGAGCCACGGCATCCGCGTCCCCAGCTACCAGAAGGACCGCTACGAGCGCTACCTCGCCTGGTACGACCGCTGGGTCATGAACGCCAACCGTCCGGTGAGCTGA
- a CDS encoding RecQ family ATP-dependent DNA helicase: MWRSRYDGSRALGLLRIGTGLPDAGFRPGQEEAVRHVVRGDGRLLVVQKTGWGKSFVYFIATKLLREMGAGPTLLISPLLALMRNQISAAKRMGVRAEWITSANMNEWPEVEELLVRDEVDLLLVAPERLANEHFRDDVLSHMAERIALLVIDEAHCISDWGHDFRPDYRLIERMARTLPRNLRLLATTATANHRVMQDLREVLGPDLTVHQGSLSRPSLFLQTIRLRRQEERLAWLAGTVPQLAGHGIIYTLTVRDAELVAEWLQSQGLDVHAYTAKKETEEKEELERALLKNQVKALVATVALGMGFDKPDLGFVIHYQTPGSVVFYYQQVGRAGRALETAYGVLLSGDEETDITDYFIDTAFPTRNQVQRVIDTLEESPQGATPTDLRRSLNISGGRIKQTMKLLSLESPPPVVKQGSKWQLTAATLGQAFWDRAERLTELRREEQREMQEYVALRSGHMEFLVRALDGDPEAFEPPDLPLLSTSVAPVLVREAVAFLRRRALVIEPRKMWPAGGLPQYEIKGKIPDELRANEGRALSVWRDGGWGELVRQGKHAGRFDDELVDACVRLLQRWRPQSAPEWITCIPSRRHPDLVPDFARRLARALRLPFRAVLQQTGEPEEQKSMANSLQQALNLDGVLEVHEEPLPGPVLLVDDVVGSRWTFTVAAWLLRRHGSGEVWPLALSSLRGS; encoded by the coding sequence ATGTGGCGATCAAGATACGATGGCAGCCGTGCTCTTGGACTACTCAGAATTGGTACTGGTCTTCCTGATGCCGGATTCCGCCCTGGACAGGAAGAAGCAGTCCGCCATGTGGTTAGAGGCGACGGCCGACTCCTCGTTGTGCAGAAGACGGGTTGGGGCAAGAGCTTCGTCTACTTCATCGCGACCAAGCTGCTGCGGGAAATGGGGGCTGGACCGACCCTCTTGATCTCTCCCTTGCTCGCCTTGATGCGTAACCAGATTTCCGCCGCGAAGCGGATGGGAGTCCGTGCCGAGTGGATAACCTCGGCCAACATGAACGAATGGCCCGAGGTGGAAGAACTCCTGGTCCGTGACGAGGTGGACCTCCTGCTGGTTGCCCCGGAGCGATTGGCCAACGAGCACTTTCGTGACGATGTCCTCTCCCACATGGCCGAGCGCATTGCGTTGCTCGTCATTGACGAGGCGCACTGCATCTCCGACTGGGGGCACGATTTCCGGCCCGACTACCGACTGATCGAACGCATGGCCCGGACGCTCCCCCGAAACCTGAGACTCCTCGCAACGACAGCCACGGCGAATCACCGCGTAATGCAGGACCTCCGGGAGGTCCTCGGACCCGATTTGACGGTCCACCAAGGCAGCTTGTCGCGGCCGTCCCTCTTTCTGCAAACGATCCGGCTACGTCGTCAGGAGGAGCGGCTGGCTTGGCTCGCCGGGACGGTCCCGCAACTTGCAGGTCACGGAATCATCTACACGCTGACCGTCCGCGATGCGGAGCTGGTGGCGGAGTGGCTCCAATCACAGGGTCTGGACGTACACGCCTATACGGCGAAGAAGGAGACAGAGGAAAAGGAGGAGTTGGAACGTGCGTTGCTCAAGAACCAGGTCAAGGCCCTGGTTGCGACCGTCGCATTAGGCATGGGATTCGACAAGCCCGACCTCGGTTTCGTGATCCACTACCAGACGCCGGGGTCCGTCGTGTTCTACTACCAGCAGGTAGGCCGCGCCGGGCGGGCTCTGGAGACCGCCTACGGAGTGCTGCTGAGCGGAGACGAGGAGACGGACATCACGGACTACTTCATCGACACCGCATTCCCTACCCGCAATCAGGTACAACGAGTGATCGACACGCTCGAAGAGTCACCGCAGGGGGCAACGCCAACAGATCTGCGGCGTAGCCTTAACATCAGCGGTGGCCGTATCAAGCAGACGATGAAACTGCTGTCTCTTGAGTCGCCACCGCCAGTCGTCAAGCAGGGTTCGAAGTGGCAGCTTACGGCGGCAACCCTGGGACAGGCCTTCTGGGACCGCGCCGAGCGATTGACCGAGTTGCGACGAGAGGAGCAGCGTGAGATGCAGGAATACGTCGCACTCCGGTCTGGACACATGGAATTCCTGGTTCGAGCGCTCGACGGTGACCCTGAAGCGTTTGAACCGCCGGATCTGCCGTTACTGTCCACGAGCGTTGCCCCTGTTCTCGTGCGAGAGGCCGTGGCATTCCTCCGCCGCCGGGCTCTGGTGATCGAGCCGCGCAAGATGTGGCCAGCTGGCGGATTGCCCCAATACGAGATCAAGGGGAAGATTCCCGATGAGCTTCGTGCGAACGAAGGGAGGGCGCTCTCCGTGTGGCGCGATGGGGGATGGGGCGAGTTGGTCCGGCAGGGAAAACACGCAGGAAGATTCGACGATGAACTTGTTGACGCCTGCGTCCGGCTGCTGCAACGATGGAGGCCGCAATCTGCACCGGAGTGGATCACCTGCATACCCTCGCGCCGGCACCCGGATCTGGTTCCAGACTTTGCCCGACGGCTTGCACGTGCCCTGCGCTTGCCGTTTCGCGCAGTCCTCCAACAGACCGGTGAGCCCGAAGAGCAAAAGTCGATGGCCAACAGCCTGCAGCAGGCACTAAACCTCGATGGTGTGCTGGAAGTGCACGAGGAGCCACTGCCTGGGCCCGTTCTTCTGGTGGACGATGTCGTCGGTTCGCGCTGGACCTTCACCGTGGCCGCATGGCTCTTGCGCCGCCACGGAAGCGGCGAGGTGTGGCCGCTCGCCCTCTCATCACTGCGAGGGAGCTGA
- a CDS encoding methionyl-tRNA formyltransferase codes for MRIIVNGQQAFGASVLKALVERGEDIVGVYTRPEKPGQRPDPLAEAARQHGLPLFQPSSFKNEDTWAQMKALRPDLGVMAYVTLFVPEQALDIPTHGTIQYHPSLLPLHRGPSSINWPIIWGREKTGLSIFWPDDGLDEGPILLQKEVDVGDHTLGSLYFNHLFPMGVDAMLEGVDLVRAGEAPKIPQDHSAATYEGWCKHEHVRVSWNLPLRRTWNLVRGADPQPGAWSTFNGAWVKLYGASRIDEALSIRPGQVTGIGPKGIRVAAPDGQLLIAKVRPEGGKKMAAGEWAESAGLAKGMFFI; via the coding sequence ATGAGAATCATCGTCAACGGCCAGCAGGCCTTCGGCGCGAGCGTCCTCAAGGCGCTGGTCGAGCGCGGCGAGGACATCGTGGGCGTCTACACCCGTCCCGAAAAGCCCGGTCAGCGCCCCGACCCCCTCGCGGAAGCGGCCCGCCAACACGGCCTGCCCCTCTTCCAGCCCTCCTCCTTCAAGAACGAGGACACCTGGGCTCAGATGAAGGCGCTTCGCCCCGATCTGGGGGTGATGGCCTACGTGACCCTCTTCGTGCCCGAGCAGGCCCTCGACATCCCGACCCACGGGACCATCCAGTATCACCCCTCGCTGCTCCCGCTCCATCGCGGCCCCAGCTCCATCAACTGGCCCATCATCTGGGGCAGGGAGAAGACGGGACTCTCGATCTTCTGGCCCGACGACGGGCTCGACGAGGGCCCGATTCTCCTTCAGAAGGAAGTCGATGTCGGGGATCACACCCTGGGCAGCCTCTACTTCAACCACCTCTTCCCCATGGGCGTCGACGCCATGCTCGAGGGCGTGGACCTGGTGCGCGCGGGCGAGGCGCCTAAGATCCCGCAGGATCATTCCGCGGCCACCTACGAGGGATGGTGCAAACACGAGCACGTGCGGGTGTCCTGGAATCTGCCGCTGCGCCGGACGTGGAACCTCGTGCGCGGCGCGGATCCCCAGCCGGGGGCGTGGAGTACGTTCAACGGCGCCTGGGTCAAGCTCTACGGCGCTTCGCGGATCGACGAGGCGCTTTCGATTCGCCCGGGGCAGGTCACCGGCATCGGCCCGAAGGGGATTCGCGTCGCGGCACCCGACGGCCAGTTGCTGATCGCCAAGGTGCGGCCCGAAGGGGGGAAGAAGATGGCCGCGGGCGAGTGGGCGGAGTCGGCCGGGTTGGCAAAAGGCATGTTCTTCATTTGA
- a CDS encoding rhodanese-like domain-containing protein, whose amino-acid sequence MKNAASQEDRRRALERMISQVGRRFPEVRTISAAELRERLPANDTVLVDVRSPAERAVSTLPGAIIPEEFEGQLEELGDCTVVAYCTVGARSSKYARRMSRKGVPVLNLEGSLLAWTHAGGELTDGSSQTTRLHVYGPRWNLAADGYEGVW is encoded by the coding sequence GTGAAGAACGCGGCTTCGCAGGAAGACAGAAGGCGGGCGCTGGAGAGGATGATTTCGCAGGTCGGCCGTCGCTTTCCCGAGGTCAGGACCATCAGCGCGGCGGAGCTCCGCGAGCGCTTGCCCGCCAACGATACCGTGCTCGTCGACGTGCGCTCTCCGGCGGAACGGGCGGTGTCCACCCTGCCCGGAGCGATCATCCCCGAGGAGTTCGAGGGCCAGCTCGAGGAACTGGGAGACTGTACCGTGGTCGCCTACTGCACTGTGGGCGCGCGGAGCTCGAAGTACGCACGCCGCATGAGCAGGAAGGGCGTGCCGGTGCTGAACCTGGAGGGAAGCCTGCTCGCCTGGACGCACGCGGGCGGCGAACTCACCGACGGCTCGTCACAGACGACGAGGCTTCACGTGTACGGGCCCAGGTGGAATCTCGCCGCGGACGGATACGAGGGCGTTTGGTAA